From Pseudothermotoga thermarum DSM 5069, a single genomic window includes:
- a CDS encoding MFS transporter, giving the protein MTLDELVEKVVTIKKQRMLLLIISIAWMFDAAGVMVMSFTLPSMLQEWKLTPQQGASLSSATFIGMLIGALSVGFLADLFGRKISNVVYLLFTIGFTTLSGFSNSPSQYFFFRVLAGIGYGGLMPSVNAYLSEFTGKQIRGKYLVILEASWAVGSILIGLFSVLTLQSLGWRWSYWIFAVGFALLPIFLVISESPKFAFLKKGKEGLEKVLKVKIDQQITVPKTTKSPVISVLSKDYLKITLVIWTAWFVVSFVYYTLFTWAPKIFAQQGIEATKSLWYTFFMMVAQLPGYLSAAYFIERLGRKTSLAIYFFGMGLSAILWAYVTGTISLVVIALVLSFFTLGVWGLVYAYTPELYPTSIRGSGNGLAGVIARIAGILAPQYGGFMLQRNASLLQIFSILAILPILAGVVVTIFGVETKGKEIG; this is encoded by the coding sequence ATGACTTTGGACGAGCTTGTTGAAAAAGTTGTTACAATCAAAAAACAAAGAATGCTTTTGTTGATAATATCCATCGCTTGGATGTTCGATGCTGCTGGAGTTATGGTGATGTCTTTCACACTTCCTTCGATGCTTCAAGAATGGAAATTAACCCCGCAGCAAGGCGCAAGTCTTTCAAGCGCAACGTTTATAGGTATGCTTATCGGAGCATTGTCGGTGGGATTTCTGGCAGATTTGTTTGGAAGAAAGATCTCAAACGTTGTGTACCTTCTGTTCACGATTGGTTTTACAACCTTGTCGGGATTTTCAAATTCGCCTTCGCAATACTTTTTCTTCAGAGTTCTTGCTGGAATAGGATATGGTGGTCTTATGCCTTCGGTCAACGCATATCTTTCTGAATTCACAGGAAAACAGATTCGTGGGAAATATTTGGTGATTTTGGAAGCAAGTTGGGCGGTTGGAAGCATATTGATAGGTTTGTTCAGCGTCTTGACCTTGCAAAGTCTTGGTTGGAGATGGAGTTATTGGATTTTCGCGGTTGGTTTTGCGTTACTTCCAATCTTTCTTGTGATTTCAGAATCTCCAAAGTTTGCTTTTTTGAAGAAAGGTAAAGAAGGTTTGGAAAAGGTTTTGAAAGTGAAAATAGACCAACAGATAACTGTTCCAAAAACTACAAAAAGTCCAGTTATATCAGTTCTTTCAAAGGATTACTTAAAGATAACCTTGGTGATATGGACCGCTTGGTTTGTGGTGAGCTTTGTTTATTATACACTGTTCACTTGGGCACCTAAGATCTTTGCACAACAAGGAATTGAGGCTACAAAATCGCTTTGGTACACCTTTTTCATGATGGTCGCACAACTTCCTGGTTATCTCTCTGCAGCTTATTTCATCGAAAGACTTGGAAGGAAAACTTCTTTGGCAATTTATTTCTTTGGAATGGGATTGAGTGCCATCCTTTGGGCATATGTAACTGGTACCATATCGCTTGTCGTGATCGCCTTGGTTCTTTCTTTCTTCACACTTGGTGTGTGGGGGCTTGTGTACGCCTACACTCCTGAATTGTATCCAACATCCATCAGAGGTTCTGGAAACGGTTTGGCTGGGGTCATAGCAAGAATAGCAGGAATATTGGCTCCACAGTACGGCGGATTCATGCTTCAAAGAAATGCTTCTTTGCTTCAAATTTTTTCGATTCTTGCGATTTTGCCAATCTTAGCTGGTGTTGTGGTGACGATCTTTGGGGTGGAAACAAAGGGAAAAGAAATTGGTTAA
- the flgF gene encoding flagellar basal-body rod protein FlgF has translation MIRGIYTAAMGMLLDISKLDAASNNLANVESAGYKKDRLAFRAYHEREIYVLPNKRQPIGTLAYSAVLDHVYPDFSQGTVQYTGNLLDLAIEGEGFFAVERNGEIFYTRAGNFKLDAEGFLVNADGLRVLDINNQPIRFENGYSIDEQGYVRNSLNQPVTRIAVYSFENVRYLRKFGYTLFQPTQESGEPFAAENFRILPGYVELSNVNAVREMVTLIEAQRHFEIAQKAVIVQDELVAKLISQVGTLR, from the coding sequence ATGATAAGAGGTATCTACACGGCAGCAATGGGAATGCTACTGGATATCAGCAAACTCGATGCAGCATCAAACAACCTTGCAAACGTTGAAAGCGCAGGGTACAAAAAAGATAGGTTGGCCTTTAGAGCCTATCACGAAAGGGAAATTTACGTGCTTCCCAACAAAAGACAACCGATAGGAACACTCGCTTATAGTGCCGTTTTGGACCACGTGTACCCAGATTTTTCCCAAGGAACTGTTCAATACACCGGAAATCTCTTGGACTTGGCGATAGAAGGGGAAGGATTTTTTGCGGTTGAAAGAAACGGAGAGATTTTTTACACCAGGGCTGGCAATTTCAAATTGGATGCTGAAGGTTTTCTTGTCAACGCCGATGGACTTAGAGTTCTTGATATCAACAATCAACCTATAAGGTTTGAAAATGGTTATTCAATCGATGAACAAGGATATGTTAGAAATTCTTTAAACCAACCAGTAACAAGAATCGCCGTCTATTCCTTCGAAAACGTAAGATATCTGAGGAAGTTTGGTTATACTCTCTTTCAACCGACTCAAGAAAGTGGTGAACCGTTTGCCGCCGAAAATTTTAGGATTTTGCCAGGATATGTCGAATTATCAAATGTCAACGCTGTGAGGGAAATGGTTACGCTCATTGAAGCGCAAAGACACTTTGAAATAGCCCAAAAAGCCGTGATAGTTCAAGACGAACTTGTTGCAAAATTAATCTCTCAGGTGGGAACGTTGAGGTAG
- the flgA gene encoding flagellar basal body P-ring formation chaperone FlgA — protein sequence MRRSSLLALLIFIFCVAFSSQIEDSIKKAVEDYLVSNFGNSIKILSFDINTNLENVDDFEILSHFVNRDDVRILLKLLNNGKILGYCRVNLKVVDYRKVVVARRIIKSGQVIQPEDVKIVELNVFGKRGNFAEKMEDVVGKVSRKMFREDEPIDLFYVVQPPDVKAGEILTAVVQLDGLIVTALVRLMHDAYFGDVVRARNLSTGFLIQGILGTDYKIYVSGS from the coding sequence ATGAGAAGGTCGAGTTTGCTCGCCCTTCTCATTTTTATTTTCTGTGTAGCCTTTTCCTCCCAAATAGAAGATTCCATTAAAAAAGCTGTCGAAGATTATCTTGTTTCCAACTTTGGAAACTCGATAAAAATTCTTTCCTTCGATATAAATACCAACCTCGAAAACGTGGACGACTTTGAGATACTTTCGCACTTTGTCAACAGGGATGATGTAAGAATACTTCTAAAACTTTTGAATAACGGCAAAATCTTGGGATATTGCCGGGTCAATTTGAAAGTAGTCGATTACAGGAAAGTGGTGGTTGCAAGAAGAATAATAAAAAGCGGACAAGTAATTCAACCTGAGGATGTAAAAATAGTTGAGTTAAACGTCTTTGGAAAAAGAGGAAATTTTGCGGAGAAAATGGAAGACGTGGTGGGAAAAGTAAGCAGAAAAATGTTTCGAGAAGATGAACCAATCGATCTTTTCTACGTTGTTCAACCGCCGGACGTCAAAGCTGGGGAAATATTAACAGCTGTAGTTCAACTCGATGGTCTAATCGTCACGGCTTTGGTCAGACTCATGCACGATGCTTACTTTGGAGACGTTGTGAGAGCCAGAAACTTATCGACGGGATTTTTGATCCAAGGAATCTTGGGAACTGACTATAAAATCTACGTTTCAGGGAGCTGA
- the mreB gene encoding rod shape-determining protein, with product MPKGDLGIDLGTASFIVYQRGKGIVIFEPSVVAVAVKTGEIVAIGEEAKKMIGKTPEYYKAIKPMKDGVIADYKTIEAVIKEFIKRTVKGSFLFKPELVIGIPTKATSVERRAVFEAALNAGARRVHVVSEPLAAAIGAGIDVTKSEGSMVVDIGGGTTDIAVISLGGVVVGDSIKIAGDAMDEAIVRYVRKKYGLVIGEPTAEQVKIKIGKVHPDMETYEMEIKGRDAVTGLPRTDKITSEDVMETLQPLVGTILARIKAVLEKTPPELAADIINNGIILTGGGALLRGLDKLMAEELGVKVVVAEDPLTCVARGTGILLDDENLLKVVAVSYTR from the coding sequence GTGCCAAAAGGTGATTTAGGGATAGATCTTGGTACAGCAAGTTTCATCGTTTATCAAAGGGGTAAAGGTATTGTCATCTTTGAGCCATCGGTCGTTGCAGTGGCCGTAAAAACTGGTGAAATAGTTGCCATAGGCGAAGAAGCCAAAAAAATGATAGGTAAAACCCCTGAGTACTACAAAGCGATAAAGCCGATGAAAGATGGCGTGATAGCTGACTACAAAACCATAGAAGCTGTCATAAAAGAATTCATCAAAAGGACCGTCAAAGGATCGTTCTTGTTCAAACCAGAACTTGTGATAGGAATACCAACCAAAGCAACAAGCGTTGAAAGAAGGGCGGTTTTTGAAGCGGCTTTGAACGCTGGAGCAAGGAGGGTCCACGTCGTCTCAGAACCGTTGGCTGCGGCAATAGGTGCAGGAATCGATGTTACCAAATCCGAGGGAAGCATGGTTGTGGACATAGGTGGAGGAACAACCGATATAGCGGTGATAAGTCTTGGAGGAGTTGTGGTTGGGGATTCGATAAAAATCGCAGGAGATGCCATGGATGAAGCCATCGTTCGTTATGTGAGAAAAAAATATGGTCTTGTCATAGGCGAGCCAACCGCCGAACAAGTGAAGATAAAAATAGGAAAAGTACACCCAGACATGGAAACATATGAAATGGAAATCAAAGGAAGAGATGCCGTAACAGGACTTCCAAGAACCGATAAAATCACGTCCGAAGACGTTATGGAAACATTGCAACCTTTGGTAGGTACCATTTTGGCAAGGATAAAAGCTGTACTTGAAAAAACCCCGCCGGAGCTTGCGGCGGACATAATAAACAACGGAATAATTTTAACAGGTGGAGGAGCATTGCTTAGGGGCCTGGACAAACTTATGGCAGAAGAGCTTGGTGTGAAAGTTGTGGTAGCCGAAGATCCGTTGACCTGTGTTGCAAGAGGAACAGGAATTCTTTTGGATGATGAAAATTTGCTGAAGGTGGTAGCCGTTTCTTACACGAGGTGA
- the recJ gene encoding single-stranded-DNA-specific exonuclease RecJ translates to MRWIVKHVPQEQVDLLSQQLGISEFLAKLLINRGLTDHEQVIRFLNPTKQDLHDPNLLLDMDKACELLLHAREQKFPVLVYGDYDVDGITGTAVLEEFLLSNGWLAFHYIPKRLDEGYGVQPEVVKQFVQSGGRLIITVDCGITAVESVNLANSLGCKVIITDHHEVGPVLPAAEAIINPKRPNDPYPFKDLAGTGVAFKLVCALAERLGLPLEYVFEYLDLVALGTVADMVKLIDENRFIVKKGLEMMKKTKRPGLDVLLFRLGIDEPDSRDIGYRVAPKLNAAGRLDYAEDAYRLLAVKDRQTAMDLVNLLFEYNTARQEIESEIYSMAVEQIEELELHKNSIIAVCGENWHVGVLGIVATKLCQRYGKPVLVISVGEDEARGSARSPENINLIEILQPFSSYFKEFGGHPFAVGFTIDLSILDSFIESLKDYQIPIAESSDTIEIDCEVDLSQIDQNLVEQLKILEPFGNGNPEPVFILKNAVIENPKTFGQGESNAKFFVTDGVKKFEALGFGLGHLFEKSHLNGSLKGDLVFTIKKNGEQLSLNVLDLVLDLQESGLTKQNKRPSISHKWLQLEEILANLKGREFFAVDIRTRNFIYKWLAENDKRKIMIVSPNNIIALQTYQSLLRYVDSTLDFLNSLNKVPSQRMGFSTVVYFVEQFEKFLQMYDLVIVNELALFKTFSKNQYVSKFLQLVKDNPTKFAAVSVKFSEDLYDFAVDLGFYLTYQRIIKPTFGLVEVPSLETVLDEACCFLFSSKSKLADFYKKVSHVWKASDLIVYTHNLKPQQKALVLNQIKKRKFKKLLCVTNTDGIPAMLWQDAEIAIGDVPLSLFEIMDSLSFDGSSQIVDLCFDLKDVEIREQELKELFPTKEYIGQILKMFKNEEIDENKFIETLVENNFLKNSAYGKVLISVMKELGAVVKDGKIDLSKVDLSKHSLRMAEGQLDTAYFESVTKWYLLQKAKGICKALMNPKVVI, encoded by the coding sequence GTGAGGTGGATAGTAAAGCACGTTCCTCAGGAGCAAGTTGATCTTTTATCGCAGCAGCTTGGTATAAGTGAATTTCTCGCAAAGCTTTTGATAAACCGAGGCCTAACCGATCATGAGCAAGTCATACGTTTTTTGAATCCAACCAAGCAAGATCTTCATGATCCAAACTTGCTGTTGGACATGGACAAAGCGTGCGAACTTTTGCTCCATGCAAGGGAGCAAAAATTTCCCGTACTTGTTTATGGCGACTACGATGTGGATGGCATAACCGGTACTGCAGTACTTGAGGAATTTTTGCTTTCGAATGGTTGGCTTGCCTTTCACTACATACCAAAGCGTTTGGACGAAGGATACGGGGTACAGCCGGAAGTGGTAAAGCAGTTTGTGCAAAGCGGTGGAAGGTTGATAATCACCGTTGACTGCGGTATAACCGCCGTTGAATCAGTTAATTTGGCAAACTCGCTTGGATGCAAAGTTATCATAACTGATCATCACGAGGTAGGACCAGTTTTACCAGCCGCTGAAGCCATAATAAATCCAAAAAGACCAAACGATCCTTATCCCTTCAAAGATCTGGCTGGAACCGGCGTTGCCTTCAAATTAGTTTGTGCCCTTGCAGAAAGGCTTGGCTTACCGCTTGAATATGTATTCGAATACCTTGATCTTGTTGCACTTGGAACTGTGGCTGATATGGTAAAACTAATCGATGAAAATAGATTTATAGTCAAAAAAGGCCTTGAAATGATGAAAAAAACAAAAAGACCAGGACTTGATGTGCTTTTGTTCCGCCTTGGTATAGATGAACCTGATTCGAGGGATATAGGTTATCGAGTTGCACCAAAGTTGAACGCCGCCGGCAGGCTTGATTATGCCGAAGATGCCTATAGACTTTTGGCTGTCAAAGATAGACAAACCGCGATGGACTTGGTTAATCTTTTGTTCGAGTACAACACAGCTCGACAAGAAATCGAAAGTGAAATTTACTCCATGGCAGTTGAACAAATAGAAGAGCTTGAGCTTCACAAAAACTCGATCATAGCAGTTTGTGGTGAAAACTGGCACGTTGGAGTACTTGGCATAGTTGCAACCAAACTCTGTCAAAGATACGGAAAACCTGTGCTTGTAATTTCGGTTGGAGAAGATGAGGCACGTGGTTCAGCCAGAAGCCCTGAAAATATAAACTTGATCGAAATTCTTCAACCTTTCTCAAGCTACTTCAAAGAATTTGGAGGTCATCCTTTTGCCGTTGGGTTCACGATAGATTTGAGCATTTTAGATTCTTTCATCGAAAGCTTGAAAGATTATCAAATACCGATTGCGGAAAGTTCTGACACAATTGAAATAGACTGTGAGGTTGATTTGAGTCAAATCGATCAAAATTTGGTTGAGCAACTTAAGATACTTGAACCGTTTGGAAATGGTAATCCAGAACCAGTTTTTATCTTGAAAAATGCAGTCATTGAAAACCCAAAAACCTTTGGTCAAGGCGAATCCAACGCAAAGTTTTTCGTGACTGACGGTGTTAAAAAATTTGAAGCTTTAGGATTTGGTCTTGGACATCTTTTTGAAAAATCCCATTTGAATGGATCTTTAAAAGGCGACTTGGTTTTCACGATAAAGAAAAACGGGGAACAATTGTCCTTGAACGTTTTGGACCTTGTCCTTGACTTACAAGAAAGCGGTTTGACAAAACAGAATAAAAGGCCATCGATCAGCCACAAATGGTTGCAGCTTGAAGAGATTCTTGCAAACTTAAAAGGTCGCGAATTTTTTGCAGTGGACATAAGAACGAGAAATTTCATATACAAATGGCTCGCCGAAAACGATAAAAGAAAAATCATGATCGTTTCGCCGAACAACATTATCGCTTTGCAAACTTACCAAAGCCTTCTGAGGTATGTCGATAGCACCTTGGATTTTCTCAACTCTTTGAACAAAGTACCGTCGCAAAGAATGGGATTTTCAACTGTTGTGTATTTTGTCGAACAGTTTGAAAAGTTTCTTCAAATGTACGATTTGGTGATTGTAAACGAACTTGCACTTTTCAAGACTTTTTCAAAAAACCAGTACGTTTCAAAATTCTTGCAGTTGGTAAAGGACAACCCAACCAAGTTTGCCGCCGTGAGTGTAAAATTTTCCGAGGATTTGTACGATTTTGCAGTGGATTTGGGATTTTATCTGACTTATCAAAGGATCATTAAGCCGACCTTTGGACTGGTTGAAGTTCCTTCTTTGGAAACAGTTTTGGATGAAGCCTGTTGCTTTCTGTTTTCATCGAAATCAAAACTAGCCGATTTTTACAAAAAAGTATCCCACGTTTGGAAAGCCTCAGATCTGATTGTTTACACGCACAACTTAAAGCCGCAACAGAAAGCCTTGGTGTTGAATCAAATAAAGAAAAGAAAATTCAAAAAGCTTTTGTGTGTGACCAACACCGATGGGATACCTGCCATGCTTTGGCAGGACGCTGAAATAGCAATTGGAGATGTTCCACTCAGCCTTTTTGAAATCATGGACAGTCTTTCTTTCGACGGATCAAGTCAAATAGTGGATCTTTGTTTTGATCTGAAAGATGTGGAGATCAGAGAACAAGAATTGAAAGAACTTTTCCCAACGAAAGAATACATTGGACAAATTTTGAAAATGTTCAAAAACGAAGAAATAGATGAAAATAAATTCATCGAAACACTTGTTGAAAACAACTTTTTGAAGAATTCTGCTTACGGAAAGGTTTTGATATCCGTGATGAAAGAGCTTGGAGCGGTTGTAAAGGATGGAAAAATAGATTTAAGCAAAGTAGATCTTTCAAAGCACTCTCTTAGAATGGCAGAGGGACAACTCGACACAGCTTACTTTGAAAGCGTGACAAAGTGGTACCTTCTTCAAAAAGCGAAGGGAATTTGCAAAGCTTTGATGAATCCAAAAGTGGTGATTTAA
- a CDS encoding YjiH family protein, whose protein sequence is MERTRAALKFLFFSAVGIFMFFIPIKLNNTSSIPLDHIVTWIRNNLTQVAIVYGLLVTIIGAVFPWITKIYKKSKTEFVFAILKILGAVIAVLVYFKAGPSWMMRPDIGPFLLNRLVVPVGLIVPIGSVFLAFLVGYGLMEFTGSFLRPVMRTVFKTPGRSAIDAVASFVGSYSIALLITNKVFKEGKYTIREAAIIATGFSTVSATFMIIVARTLKLMDMWNKFFWSTLFVTFVVTAITARLWPLSKKKDDYIGTPNPEHEIRGNLFAVAWNEALATASKAPGLLQGIWQNLKAGFRMALTILPTIMSVGFIGLVLATYTPVFDAIAWIFYPFTALLRLPEAFLVAKASAVEIAEMFLPALLTVNASLISRFVVGVVSISAILFFSASIPCILSTEIPITIPELLIIWIERTILSLIIATAVAWIIL, encoded by the coding sequence GTGGAGAGGACGAGGGCTGCGTTGAAGTTTTTATTTTTCAGTGCTGTAGGCATTTTTATGTTCTTCATTCCAATCAAGTTGAACAACACATCATCGATTCCTTTGGATCACATCGTCACATGGATTAGGAACAATCTCACACAGGTTGCCATCGTTTATGGACTATTGGTGACAATCATTGGAGCCGTATTCCCGTGGATCACTAAAATCTACAAAAAGTCAAAGACCGAGTTTGTTTTTGCGATTCTCAAAATTCTTGGCGCGGTCATCGCAGTTCTCGTGTATTTCAAAGCTGGTCCCAGTTGGATGATGAGGCCAGACATTGGACCGTTTTTGCTCAACAGACTGGTTGTTCCGGTTGGATTAATTGTTCCAATTGGTTCTGTTTTTCTGGCTTTCTTGGTTGGATATGGATTGATGGAGTTTACAGGTTCTTTCCTAAGACCAGTCATGAGAACGGTTTTCAAAACGCCTGGCAGGTCAGCAATCGACGCTGTTGCCTCGTTCGTTGGTAGCTACTCTATAGCACTTCTGATAACCAACAAAGTTTTCAAAGAAGGCAAATACACAATCCGTGAAGCAGCAATAATAGCAACAGGATTTTCAACGGTATCTGCCACCTTCATGATCATCGTCGCAAGGACTTTGAAACTCATGGATATGTGGAACAAGTTCTTCTGGTCCACACTTTTTGTGACCTTTGTTGTCACCGCAATAACGGCAAGGCTTTGGCCTCTTTCCAAGAAAAAGGATGATTACATTGGCACACCGAATCCAGAACACGAGATCCGTGGGAATCTGTTTGCAGTGGCGTGGAACGAAGCACTTGCAACAGCTTCAAAAGCACCGGGACTTTTGCAGGGAATCTGGCAAAACTTGAAAGCAGGTTTTCGAATGGCTTTGACGATACTTCCAACAATCATGTCCGTAGGTTTCATAGGTTTGGTTCTGGCCACTTATACACCTGTTTTTGATGCAATTGCTTGGATATTCTATCCGTTCACAGCACTTTTAAGATTGCCTGAAGCTTTCTTGGTTGCAAAGGCTTCTGCTGTTGAAATTGCAGAGATGTTCCTGCCAGCATTGCTAACTGTTAACGCTTCTTTGATCAGCAGATTCGTCGTTGGAGTTGTTTCAATATCCGCAATACTGTTCTTCTCTGCATCTATTCCGTGTATTCTCTCCACAGAAATTCCGATAACAATCCCAGAGCTTTTGATTATCTGGATTGAAAGAACCATACTCTCCTTGATAATTGCAACAGCTGTGGCATGGATAATCCTGTGA
- the flgG gene encoding flagellar basal-body rod protein FlgG, translated as MMVSLYSAATGMWAQQYKLDIVSNNLANVDTTGYKKVRAEFQDLIYQYYKNAGAPTAVDSTIPTGIYTGHGTRLSATTRIFTIGNIEHTGNALDLAIMGDGFFQIQLQDGRIAYTRDGAFKIDSEGRIVTANGLALVPNIVVPQDAVAINISPDGIFSVEMQDGTIQNLGTITLVRFVNPAGLKAIGDNLFVETTASGAPIEGVPNQDGFGAIQQGYLEKSNVDVVKEMVDMIIAQRAYELNARTIQTADNMLGTVSTLKR; from the coding sequence ATGATGGTTTCGCTTTATTCGGCGGCAACGGGAATGTGGGCTCAGCAGTACAAATTGGATATAGTTTCAAACAACTTGGCGAACGTTGATACAACCGGTTATAAAAAAGTTCGAGCGGAGTTCCAAGACCTGATCTACCAGTATTACAAAAATGCAGGAGCTCCAACAGCCGTCGATTCAACCATACCGACGGGAATTTACACCGGCCATGGAACCAGGCTGAGTGCCACCACAAGGATATTCACCATAGGAAACATCGAGCACACTGGTAACGCTTTGGACCTTGCGATAATGGGAGATGGGTTTTTCCAAATTCAGCTTCAAGACGGAAGGATTGCCTACACCCGTGATGGCGCATTCAAGATAGACAGTGAAGGAAGAATTGTCACCGCAAATGGTCTTGCCCTTGTTCCAAACATAGTTGTTCCACAGGATGCGGTGGCGATAAACATTTCTCCAGATGGTATCTTTTCAGTTGAAATGCAGGATGGAACGATTCAAAACCTTGGGACGATTACCCTGGTACGCTTTGTAAACCCAGCTGGCTTGAAAGCAATTGGAGATAACTTGTTCGTTGAAACAACCGCTTCAGGGGCTCCAATAGAAGGTGTACCAAACCAAGATGGATTTGGAGCCATACAACAAGGTTATCTTGAAAAATCAAACGTCGATGTGGTTAAAGAAATGGTTGATATGATCATTGCTCAGCGTGCTTACGAACTGAATGCAAGGACAATTCAGACTGCCGACAACATGCTTGGAACAGTAAGCACGCTGAAGAGATAA
- a CDS encoding flagellar basal body L-ring protein FlgH, whose protein sequence is MRKILILTLTIFLIGVLNATSLWNSSNNSAFKNIFADKKARKIGDIVTIIVRETPTFNSASEYDSLAKALVNFITGAVKGITQFDLSQFIPINPNTMQKHSAKLSNNVSFTISATVVDVQDNKLVFEGSKKIKVQDQLSEIIIRGTARYEDIDANNTIEASKLADSQIWINGRLVFSQKPGQESWLDYVLTVLARFFL, encoded by the coding sequence ATGAGAAAAATTCTGATTCTAACGCTAACAATATTTCTGATTGGAGTACTGAATGCCACATCGCTTTGGAACAGTTCAAACAACAGCGCGTTCAAAAACATCTTTGCGGACAAAAAAGCCCGCAAAATTGGTGACATAGTAACAATTATCGTAAGAGAAACTCCCACCTTCAACTCCGCAAGCGAGTACGATTCACTTGCAAAAGCTCTTGTCAACTTTATCACGGGTGCTGTTAAAGGAATAACCCAATTTGATCTCTCACAGTTTATACCGATCAACCCCAACACAATGCAAAAGCATTCTGCAAAACTCAGCAACAACGTTAGTTTCACCATATCAGCAACAGTTGTGGATGTACAGGACAACAAGCTGGTTTTTGAGGGAAGCAAGAAAATAAAGGTTCAAGATCAGCTGAGCGAAATCATAATTCGTGGAACTGCTAGATACGAAGACATAGATGCGAACAACACAATTGAAGCTTCCAAGCTTGCGGATAGTCAAATATGGATAAACGGTCGGCTGGTCTTCAGCCAAAAACCTGGCCAAGAGTCTTGGCTGGATTACGTTTTAACAGTCCTTGCAAGGTTTTTCTTGTGA
- a CDS encoding RuvX/YqgF family protein has translation MIAAIDYGKARCGVAIGERIPSKVFTVPPEKIKEELSKYNLEAIVVGLPLSMSGRYSLQTFEVVGFAERLQKELNKKVYMIDERLTSELFKGKENVDELVAVQLFQEFTSSKITLYQIKPAKKLPEDILETIKIFQGKILLAEISDVNAAGNNTTIFQTDPYYAYLFHKAGFFVERSWKELEKLSPFDMIVVEGDCNKFKTFLSKGGKLVCL, from the coding sequence ATGATCGCAGCAATAGATTATGGAAAAGCAAGATGTGGCGTGGCAATCGGCGAAAGAATTCCATCAAAGGTTTTCACAGTACCTCCTGAAAAAATAAAAGAAGAGCTTTCAAAATACAACCTTGAAGCCATTGTCGTTGGATTACCACTTTCGATGAGTGGAAGATACTCCTTGCAGACTTTTGAAGTTGTGGGATTTGCAGAAAGGCTTCAAAAAGAACTGAATAAAAAGGTTTACATGATAGACGAAAGGTTGACGAGCGAGCTGTTCAAAGGAAAGGAAAACGTTGACGAACTTGTTGCCGTACAGCTCTTTCAGGAATTTACGTCTTCGAAGATAACTTTGTATCAAATCAAACCTGCCAAGAAGTTGCCAGAGGATATTTTGGAAACAATCAAAATTTTTCAAGGTAAAATTCTTTTGGCGGAAATTTCCGATGTTAATGCTGCTGGTAACAACACAACAATTTTCCAGACAGATCCGTACTACGCTTATTTGTTTCACAAAGCAGGTTTTTTTGTCGAAAGAAGCTGGAAAGAACTGGAAAAACTCTCACCTTTTGATATGATTGTTGTCGAAGGAGATTGCAATAAATTCAAAACTTTTCTTTCAAAAGGTGGAAAATTAGTGTGCCTGTAG